A region from the Agrobacterium cucumeris genome encodes:
- a CDS encoding carbohydrate ABC transporter permease has translation MKRKNLDRIGLFFVALVMISPVILFFIWMISLSLKYEIDNGAYPPILIPERFAWSNYVKVFEENNFFLYFWNSVLVTGAATILALVIGVPAGYGIARLKAEKSAVVIMIARMTPGLSFLIPLFLLFQWLNLLGTLWPQIIIHLVVTVPIVVWIMIGYFETTPKELEEAASIDGASSWQVFRLVALPIAKPGIVVSFILAVIFSWNNFVFGIVLASRETRTLPVAVYNMLSFEQVSWGPLAAAALIVTLPVLLLTMFAQKQIVAGLTAGAVKGG, from the coding sequence CTGAAACGCAAAAACCTCGATCGCATCGGCCTGTTCTTCGTGGCACTGGTGATGATCTCGCCGGTCATCCTGTTCTTCATCTGGATGATCTCGCTATCGCTGAAATATGAGATCGACAACGGCGCCTATCCGCCGATCCTCATTCCCGAACGTTTCGCCTGGTCGAACTATGTGAAGGTGTTCGAGGAGAACAATTTCTTCCTCTATTTCTGGAACTCGGTGCTCGTCACCGGTGCGGCAACCATTCTGGCGCTCGTCATCGGCGTACCCGCCGGTTACGGCATCGCCCGGCTGAAGGCCGAAAAATCCGCCGTCGTCATCATGATCGCCCGCATGACGCCTGGCCTTTCCTTCCTCATTCCGCTGTTCCTGCTGTTCCAATGGCTGAACCTCTTGGGCACGCTCTGGCCGCAGATCATCATCCATCTTGTGGTGACGGTGCCGATCGTCGTCTGGATCATGATCGGTTATTTCGAGACCACGCCGAAGGAACTGGAAGAGGCGGCAAGCATCGATGGCGCATCCTCCTGGCAGGTGTTCCGGCTGGTGGCGCTGCCGATTGCCAAGCCCGGCATCGTCGTCTCCTTCATCCTCGCGGTCATCTTCTCGTGGAACAACTTCGTCTTCGGCATCGTGCTGGCCAGCCGTGAAACGCGCACCCTGCCGGTCGCGGTCTACAACATGCTGTCCTTCGAACAGGTCAGCTGGGGGCCGCTGGCCGCAGCCGCGCTGATCGTGACGCTGCCGGTGCTGCTGCTCACCATGTTCGCACAGAAACAGATCGTGGCGGGTCTCACCGCCGGCGCCGTCAAGGGCGGCTGA
- a CDS encoding ABC transporter ATP-binding protein: protein MAPVNIQNVQKRFGSVNVIHGIDIDIKDGEFVVLVGPSGCGKSTLLRMIAGLEELSDGEIHIGAREVSHLPARDRDIAMVFQNYALYPHMTVKDNMGFALKLKKVSAEETRAKVDRAAAILGLEKLLDRYPRQLSGGQRQRVAMGRALVRDPQVFLFDEPLSNLDAKLRVQMRGEIKAMHQRIGTTTIYVTHDQVEAMTMADKIVVLHDGVIEQIGAPLELYDNPANLFVAGFIGSPAMNFIRGRVEEGVFRTTKGLSLPLPANAEIGKLGGRDLVYGVRPEHIRAAETGIEGRVELVEGTGSEIYAKLNCKGDEIACLFRERLNVRFGDTIHIAIDPATVHLFDKDSGKRI, encoded by the coding sequence ATGGCACCGGTCAATATTCAAAATGTCCAGAAGCGCTTCGGCTCGGTCAACGTCATCCACGGTATCGATATCGACATCAAGGACGGAGAATTCGTCGTCCTCGTCGGCCCTTCCGGCTGCGGCAAGTCCACCCTGCTACGCATGATCGCTGGGCTGGAGGAACTGAGCGACGGCGAGATCCACATCGGCGCGCGCGAGGTCAGCCACCTGCCCGCCCGTGACCGCGATATCGCCATGGTCTTCCAGAACTACGCGCTTTATCCGCACATGACGGTCAAGGACAATATGGGCTTCGCTCTGAAGCTGAAGAAGGTCAGCGCCGAGGAAACCAGGGCCAAGGTCGACAGGGCCGCCGCCATTCTGGGACTGGAAAAGCTGCTGGACCGTTATCCGCGGCAGCTTTCCGGCGGCCAGCGCCAGCGTGTCGCCATGGGCCGCGCGCTGGTGCGCGATCCGCAGGTTTTCCTGTTCGACGAGCCGCTTTCCAACCTCGATGCCAAGCTGCGCGTGCAGATGCGCGGCGAGATCAAGGCCATGCACCAGCGCATCGGCACGACCACCATTTATGTCACCCACGACCAGGTGGAAGCCATGACCATGGCAGACAAGATCGTGGTGCTGCATGATGGCGTGATCGAGCAGATCGGCGCGCCGCTCGAGCTTTACGATAATCCCGCCAATCTTTTTGTTGCCGGTTTCATCGGTTCGCCGGCCATGAACTTCATTCGCGGCCGGGTGGAGGAAGGCGTCTTCCGCACCACAAAGGGCCTCAGCCTGCCGCTGCCCGCCAATGCCGAGATCGGCAAACTGGGCGGCCGCGACCTCGTCTACGGCGTACGGCCGGAACACATCCGGGCCGCCGAGACCGGCATTGAAGGCCGGGTAGAACTGGTCGAAGGCACCGGCTCGGAAATCTACGCCAAGCTCAACTGCAAGGGCGACGAGATCGCCTGCCTGTTCCGCGAGCGCCTCAATGTCCGCTTCGGCGATACGATCCACATTGCCATCGATCCGGCAACGGTGCATCTGTTCGACAAGGACAGCGGCAAGCGCATCTGA
- a CDS encoding sugar kinase → MVKEAGGKHVLCVGAAVLDTLFRVHDMPKGEGKVLPYEMLQIAEGMASSAAYAVHRMGGRASLWGAVGDDETGTRILRDLAESGIDVAGMTIAAGARSALSTIIIDDRGERLIVPFYDHRLHEKKRSCTPADIAPFDAVLVDVRWPELALDVLTVARALGKPAILDGDVAPVETLEKLAPAATHIVFSEPAAARLTGLETVKDMLPVLHSRYPQTFIAVTAGPHGCWWTEAGDPTVHFQTTMQVEAVDTLAAGDIFHGTFALAMAEGMQSRAAIRLSSVAAALKCTVFGGRIGAPTREETEDAMRQWLEREGEAALRAS, encoded by the coding sequence ATGGTAAAGGAAGCGGGCGGCAAGCATGTGCTCTGCGTGGGCGCCGCCGTGCTGGACACCCTGTTTCGTGTGCATGACATGCCGAAGGGCGAAGGCAAGGTCCTGCCCTATGAGATGCTGCAGATCGCCGAAGGCATGGCGTCGAGCGCTGCTTATGCCGTGCATCGCATGGGCGGCCGCGCCAGCCTCTGGGGTGCGGTGGGCGACGACGAAACCGGCACCCGCATCCTGCGCGATCTCGCCGAAAGCGGCATCGATGTTGCGGGCATGACCATCGCCGCCGGCGCGCGCTCGGCTCTGTCGACGATCATCATCGATGACCGGGGAGAACGGCTGATCGTGCCTTTTTACGACCATCGCCTGCACGAGAAAAAACGCTCCTGCACGCCGGCAGATATTGCCCCGTTCGATGCCGTTCTGGTGGATGTGCGCTGGCCGGAACTGGCACTCGATGTGCTCACCGTGGCGCGTGCGCTTGGCAAACCCGCCATTCTGGATGGCGATGTGGCGCCGGTGGAAACGCTGGAGAAGCTTGCGCCCGCCGCAACCCATATCGTCTTTTCCGAACCCGCCGCCGCCCGGCTGACCGGACTTGAAACGGTGAAGGACATGCTGCCGGTGCTGCATTCGCGCTATCCGCAGACCTTCATCGCCGTCACCGCCGGTCCGCATGGCTGCTGGTGGACGGAGGCCGGTGATCCCACAGTGCATTTCCAGACGACCATGCAGGTTGAGGCAGTGGATACGCTGGCGGCGGGCGATATCTTCCACGGCACATTTGCGCTGGCGATGGCTGAAGGCATGCAAAGCCGCGCGGCCATCCGGCTCTCCTCCGTTGCCGCCGCGCTGAAATGCACCGTCTTCGGCGGCCGCATCGGCGCACCGACGCGCGAAGAGACGGAAGACGCGATGCGGCAATGGCTGGAGCGTGAAGGCGAAGCCGCGCTGCGCGCCTCCTGA
- a CDS encoding P1 family peptidase has product MHQTTRPRLRDIGFRPGHFETGPLNAITDVEGVTIGHSTVIEGDTIRTGATAILPHGGNLFQDKVPAAFAVYNGFGKFAGSTQIEELGELETPVILTNTLATGRAIEAINRHTLAQPGNEKVVSINAVVGETNDSRLNDIRAGRPTVDEISAALKNAATGPVAEGGIGAGTGTVAFGMKGGIGTASRIVTIAGTTYTIGILVQSNYGGHLLVCGTPYASPDHKDKDGSIVIIVATDAPLSARNLKRLATRSFGGLARTGAALSNGSGDYALAFSTDERLRRTPARRKAVADYPELSNDAISPLFEAAIEATEEAILNSLCAATTTTGFNAGTGKASTVESISIDALKTLLSA; this is encoded by the coding sequence ATGCATCAGACGACCCGCCCGAGACTGCGCGATATCGGTTTCCGGCCCGGCCATTTCGAAACCGGCCCGCTTAACGCCATCACCGATGTCGAAGGCGTGACCATCGGCCATTCGACCGTCATCGAAGGCGACACGATCCGCACCGGCGCAACCGCGATCCTGCCGCATGGCGGCAATCTCTTTCAGGACAAGGTGCCCGCCGCCTTCGCCGTCTATAACGGCTTCGGCAAATTTGCCGGCTCCACCCAGATCGAGGAACTAGGCGAGCTCGAAACACCTGTTATCCTCACCAATACGCTGGCAACCGGTCGGGCCATCGAAGCGATCAACCGCCATACGCTGGCACAGCCGGGCAATGAGAAAGTCGTCTCGATCAACGCCGTCGTCGGCGAAACCAACGATTCCCGCCTGAACGACATTCGCGCCGGCCGCCCGACGGTCGATGAGATATCAGCTGCGCTCAAAAACGCGGCCACAGGCCCGGTGGCCGAGGGCGGCATTGGTGCCGGAACCGGTACGGTGGCCTTCGGCATGAAAGGCGGCATCGGCACCGCATCCCGCATCGTCACCATCGCCGGAACGACCTATACGATCGGCATTCTTGTCCAGTCCAATTACGGCGGCCATCTGCTGGTCTGCGGCACGCCTTATGCCAGCCCTGACCATAAGGACAAGGACGGCTCGATCGTCATCATTGTCGCCACCGACGCGCCACTCTCCGCCCGCAACCTGAAGCGTCTGGCAACCAGAAGCTTCGGCGGGCTGGCGCGCACGGGTGCAGCACTCAGCAATGGCTCCGGCGATTACGCTCTGGCCTTTTCCACCGATGAGCGGCTGCGCCGCACGCCTGCGCGCCGCAAGGCCGTCGCAGACTATCCAGAACTTTCCAATGATGCGATTTCGCCGCTCTTCGAAGCAGCGATTGAGGCGACGGAGGAAGCGATCCTCAATTCGCTCTGCGCAGCAACAACGACGACGGGCTTCAATGCCGGCACCGGCAAGGCCTCCACGGTCGAGTCCATTTCCATCGACGCCCTTAAAACCCTTCTTTCAGCCTGA